The Mercurialis annua linkage group LG8, ddMerAnnu1.2, whole genome shotgun sequence genome window below encodes:
- the LOC126661071 gene encoding protein NUCLEAR FUSION DEFECTIVE 4 → MAVVGPGGGSRGGGGITSLADMKNLTVQTITGRWFMVFASFLIMSAAGATYMFGLYSQDIKSSLGYDQTTLNLLSFFKDLGANVGVLSGLINEVTPPWVVLSMGAVLNFFGYFMIWLAVTGKITGVQVWHMCLYICIGANSQAFANTGSLVTCVKNFPESRGAVLGVLKGYVGLSGAIITQFYHAFYDDDSKSLILLIAYLPAVISFAFLRTIRRMKVVRHANELKVFYNFLYISLGLAAFLMIMIVVEKQVDFNQTEYGFSAAMVIFLLFLPLAIVFIEEYKIWTSKKLVLTEFPSSLNIEKPSQMIQKQKQETVTTETPPKTKKTGWRSICFDRPERGDDYTILEALFSIDMLVLFLATICGVGGTLTAIDNLGQIGTSLGYPKRSISTFISLVSIWNYLGRVVAGFGSEHFLTKYKFPRPLVLTLILLISCVGHLLIAFNVPGGLYVASIVIGFCFGAQWPLLFAMISEIFGLKYYSTLYNFGSVASPIGSYLLNVRVAGHLYDKEATKQLAAKGLIRQHGEDLDCIGSECFKLSFIIITAVTFLGTLVSLVLVIRTRKFYKSDIYKKFREAAAAQGDDTEMTAVAGNGVRPAETRE, encoded by the coding sequence ATGGCGGTTGTCGGTCCTGGTGGCGGTAGCCGCGGCGGCGGTGGCATAACAAGTTTAGCTGACATGAAAAACCTAACGGTCCAAACAATCACCGGTAGATGGTTCATGGTTTTTGCGTCATTTCTAATTATGTCAGCCGCAGGTGCGACTTACATGTTCGGTCTTTACTCTCAAGACATCAAATCATCCCTCGGGTATGACCAAACTACCCTCAATCTCCTAAGTTTCTTCAAGGACTTGGGAGCCAACGTCGGAGTTCTCTCCGGCTTGATCAACGAAGTAACTCCGCCGTGGGTGGTTCTCTCCATGGGAGCAGTGCTCAATTTCTTTGGTTATTTCATGATATGGCTAGCCGTGACCGGAAAAATAACCGGTGTTCAAGTTTGGCAtatgtgtttatatatatgtataggCGCAAATTCGCAGGCATTTGCTAATACTGGTTCGTTAGTTACGTGCGTAAAGAATTTTCCGGAGTCTCGTGGCGCTGTTCTTGGAGTTTTGAAAGGGTACGTTGGTCTTAGTGGCGCTATTATAACTCAGTTTTATCATGCTTTTTACGATGATGATAGTAAGTCTTTGATTCTGCTTATTGCTTATCTTCCTGCTGTGATTTCCTTCGCTTTTTTGCGTACAATTCGTCGCATGAAGGTGGTTCGCCACGCGAACGAGCTCAAAGTTTTCTATAATTTTCTGTATATCTCTCTCGGGCTAGCTGCATTTCTAATGATTATGATCGTCGTGGAGAAACAAGTCGACTTTAATCAAACGGAGTATGGTTTTAGCGCAGCCATGGTTATTTTCTTGCTGTTTCTTCCTCTCGCGATTGTTTTTATCGAAGAGTACAAAATCTGGACCAGCAAGAAACTAGTTTTAACCGAGTTCCCTTCTTCTTTAAACATTGAGAAACCGAGCCAAATGATCCAGAAACAAAAGCAAGAAACCGTTACGACAGAAACACCTCCGAAAACGAAGAAAACGGGCTGGCGATCGATATGTTTTGATCGACCCGAAAGAGGAGATGACTACACAATACTTGAGGCACTTTTTAGTATTGACATGTTGGTTTTGTTCTTAGCTACAATTTGTGGGGTTGGAGGGACCTTAACAGCAATAGACAACTTGGGTCAGATTGGGACATCTTTAGGGTACCCTAAAAGAAGTATAAGCACTTTTATTTCATTAGTAAGTATATGGAATTATCTTGGTAGAGTAGTAGCAGGTTTTGGTTCAGAACATTTCTTGACCAAATATAAATTCCCTCGCCCTTTAGTTCTAACCCTAATTCTACTAATTTCATGTGTCGGTCATCTTTTAATTGCCTTTAATGTCCCTGGTGGACTCTACGTGGCATCCATAGTTATAGGCTTTTGCTTCGGGGCACAATGGCCATTACTCTTTGCTATGATTTCTGAAATATTTGGCCTCAAATATTATTCCACTTTGTATAATTTTGGGTCAGTGGCTAGCCCAATTGGGTCATATTTACTTAATGTGAGAGTGGCTGGTCATTTATATGATAAGGAAGCAACTAAACAATTGGCCGCTAAAGGACTTATTAGACAACATGGTGAAGACTTGGATTGTATTGGAAGtgaatgttttaaactttcttttataattattactGCGGTAACTTTTTTGGGTACTCTTGTTTCTCTAGTTTTGGTGATTAGGACTAGAAAATTTTACAAGAGTGATATTTATAAGAAGTTCCGGGAGGCCGCCGCAGCACAAGGCGACGATACGGAAATGACGGCCGTCGCCGGAAATGGCGTTAGGCCGGCCGAAACCCGGGAGTAG